The proteins below are encoded in one region of Terriglobia bacterium:
- a CDS encoding 4'-phosphopantetheinyl transferase superfamily protein gives MEYCTVYFLTQTLADMAANEGWLTAGERARAARLRFPKRHSDWLLGRWTAKQALRSLMIQTGRDAPDYRAIELRTAPDGAPEAFWGDLPAPVSLALSHSNGRGLCVLARAGIALGCDLEEVQLREVAFLEDYFCDEEKLLMKNAPSGEQPLLATLIWSAKESALKCLREGLRRDTRSVLVDLAGDVRPGWSPLSVRCPELSQHFHGWWRGTGGCVQTVAAGVPVNEPVELRI, from the coding sequence ATGGAATACTGCACTGTATATTTCCTGACTCAGACGCTCGCAGACATGGCCGCGAACGAAGGTTGGCTGACCGCAGGCGAGCGTGCCCGCGCTGCCCGCCTGCGATTTCCCAAGCGCCACAGCGACTGGCTCCTCGGCCGATGGACCGCCAAACAGGCGCTGCGATCCCTAATGATCCAGACAGGGCGGGATGCTCCCGATTATCGGGCAATCGAGCTGCGCACCGCGCCCGATGGCGCCCCCGAGGCTTTCTGGGGAGACCTGCCTGCCCCCGTATCGCTCGCACTCAGCCACAGCAACGGGCGGGGACTGTGCGTGCTCGCACGGGCGGGCATCGCGCTCGGCTGCGACCTCGAGGAAGTGCAACTGCGTGAGGTCGCCTTTCTTGAAGATTATTTCTGCGATGAAGAAAAATTGCTGATGAAGAATGCCCCCTCCGGGGAGCAGCCGCTCCTGGCTACGTTGATATGGAGCGCCAAAGAGAGTGCGCTCAAATGCCTGCGCGAGGGCTTGCGCCGGGACACGCGAAGCGTTCTGGTCGACCTCGCCGGCGATGTGAGACCGGGCTGGAGCCCGCTTAGCGTACGTTGTCCCGAATTGTCGCAGCACTTCCATGGCTGGTGGCGGGGCACCGGCGGGTGCGTGCAAACGGTAGCGGCCGGAGTCCCCGTGAATGAGCCGGTGGAATTGCGCATCTGA